From a single Sulfolobus sp. E5-1-F genomic region:
- the rpoA1 gene encoding DNA-directed RNA polymerase subunit A', translating into MSEKNIKGIKFGILSPDEIRKMSVTAIITPDVYDEDGTPIEGSVMDPRLGVIEPGQKCPTCGNTLGNCPGHFGHIELVRPVIHVGFVKHVYEFLKATCRRCGRVKISEEEIEKYSRIYNAIKKRWPSAARRLTEYVKKSAMKAQVCPHCGEKQFKIKLEKPYNFYEERKEGVAKLTPSDIRERLEKIPESDAEILGYDPTTSRPEWMILTVLPVPPITIRPSIMIESGIRAEDDLTHKLVDIVRINERLKESIDAGAPQLIIEDLWDLLQYHVATYFDNEIPGLPPSKHRSGRPLRTLAQRLKGKEGRFRGNLSGKRVDFSSRTVISPDPNISIDEVGVPEIIARTLTVPERITSWNIEKLRQFVINGPDKWPGANYVIRPDGRRIDLRYVKDRKELASTLAPGYVVERHLTDGDIVLFNRQPSLHRISMMAHRVRVLKGLTFRLNLLVCPPYNADFDGDEMNLHVPQSEEAIAEAKEIMLVHKNIITPRYGGPIIGAAQDYISGAYLLTVKTTLLTKEEAQQILGVADVKIDLGEPAILAPREYYTGKQVVSAFLPKDFNFHGQANVSSGPRLCKNEDCPHDSYVVIKNGTLLEGVFDKKAIGNQQPESILHWLIKEYSDEYGKWLMDNLFRVFIRFIELQGFTMRLEDVSLSDDVKKEIYNEIDRAKVEVDNLIQKYKNGELEPIPGRTLEESLENYILDTLDKLRSTAGDIASKYLDPFNFAYVMARTGARGSVLNITQMAAMLGQQSVRGERIKRGYMTRTLPHFKPYDISPEARGFIYSSFRTGLKPTELFFHAAGGREGLVDTAVRTSQSGYMQRRLINALSDLRAEYDGTVRSLYGEVIQVAYGDDGVFPMYSAHGKTVDVNRIFERVVGWKI; encoded by the coding sequence ATGAGTGAAAAGAATATAAAAGGAATAAAATTTGGAATACTTTCTCCTGATGAAATAAGAAAGATGTCAGTGACCGCAATAATAACTCCAGACGTTTATGATGAAGACGGGACTCCAATAGAAGGTAGTGTAATGGATCCTAGGTTAGGTGTAATAGAACCTGGACAGAAGTGTCCTACTTGTGGTAATACTTTAGGTAACTGCCCCGGACATTTTGGGCATATAGAATTAGTTAGACCAGTAATTCATGTAGGATTTGTAAAACATGTATATGAATTCCTAAAGGCTACATGTAGGAGATGTGGTAGAGTTAAAATTTCTGAAGAAGAAATAGAGAAATATTCTAGAATATATAACGCAATTAAGAAAAGATGGCCATCTGCAGCTAGGAGATTAACAGAATATGTGAAGAAGTCTGCAATGAAAGCTCAAGTTTGTCCACACTGTGGCGAAAAGCAATTCAAGATAAAGTTAGAAAAACCGTATAATTTTTACGAAGAGAGGAAAGAAGGCGTAGCAAAACTAACTCCTTCTGATATACGAGAAAGATTGGAGAAAATACCAGAATCCGATGCCGAAATATTAGGTTACGATCCTACAACCAGTAGGCCAGAGTGGATGATATTAACTGTTCTTCCAGTTCCTCCAATTACAATTAGACCTTCTATTATGATAGAGAGTGGAATAAGAGCTGAAGATGACTTAACTCATAAGTTAGTCGATATAGTAAGGATTAATGAACGATTGAAAGAGAGTATAGATGCAGGAGCTCCACAACTGATAATAGAAGATTTGTGGGACCTTTTACAGTATCATGTTGCGACTTACTTTGATAACGAGATTCCCGGATTGCCTCCTTCTAAACATAGATCTGGAAGGCCATTAAGAACACTAGCCCAAAGATTAAAGGGGAAAGAAGGTAGATTTAGAGGTAATTTATCTGGTAAAAGAGTTGATTTCTCATCCAGAACAGTCATATCCCCAGATCCTAATATTAGTATTGATGAAGTAGGAGTCCCAGAGATTATAGCTAGAACACTTACAGTCCCAGAAAGGATAACCTCATGGAATATAGAAAAATTAAGACAGTTTGTTATTAATGGTCCCGATAAATGGCCTGGCGCTAATTACGTAATTAGACCAGATGGTAGAAGAATAGATCTGAGATATGTGAAAGATAGAAAGGAGCTTGCATCAACTTTAGCTCCAGGATATGTAGTAGAACGTCATCTAACTGATGGAGATATAGTTTTGTTCAATAGGCAACCTTCTCTGCACAGAATTTCAATGATGGCTCATAGAGTTAGAGTACTAAAAGGGTTAACATTTAGGTTAAACTTGCTTGTATGTCCACCATATAATGCAGACTTCGATGGAGACGAAATGAACTTACACGTTCCACAGTCAGAAGAGGCAATAGCGGAAGCCAAGGAAATAATGCTTGTACATAAAAACATAATAACCCCAAGATATGGTGGTCCTATTATAGGAGCTGCTCAAGATTATATAAGTGGTGCGTATTTACTAACAGTAAAAACTACGTTATTAACTAAAGAAGAAGCCCAGCAAATATTAGGTGTGGCAGACGTTAAAATTGATCTTGGGGAACCGGCAATTTTAGCACCTAGAGAATATTATACTGGAAAACAAGTAGTAAGTGCTTTTCTGCCTAAAGATTTTAATTTCCACGGTCAAGCTAACGTTAGTAGTGGCCCTAGGCTATGCAAGAACGAAGATTGCCCGCACGATTCGTATGTAGTGATTAAGAACGGAACACTGTTAGAAGGCGTATTTGATAAAAAGGCTATAGGAAACCAGCAACCAGAAAGTATCCTCCATTGGCTGATTAAGGAATATTCTGATGAATATGGTAAGTGGTTAATGGATAACCTATTTAGAGTATTTATTAGATTTATTGAATTACAAGGGTTTACGATGAGACTTGAGGACGTATCATTAAGCGATGATGTAAAGAAAGAAATTTACAACGAAATAGATAGGGCTAAAGTGGAAGTCGATAATCTAATACAAAAGTATAAAAATGGAGAGTTAGAACCAATACCAGGGAGAACTTTAGAGGAAAGTTTAGAAAACTATATTCTTGATACCTTAGACAAATTAAGAAGCACTGCCGGTGATATAGCAAGTAAATATCTAGATCCATTTAATTTCGCTTACGTAATGGCAAGAACTGGAGCTAGAGGTAGCGTATTAAACATAACTCAGATGGCCGCTATGTTAGGTCAGCAATCAGTTAGAGGTGAAAGAATAAAAAGAGGATATATGACTAGAACATTACCTCACTTTAAACCTTATGACATCTCACCAGAAGCTAGAGGTTTTATATATTCATCATTCAGAACTGGTCTTAAACCAACTGAATTATTCTTCCATGCTGCTGGAGGTAGGGAAGGTCTAGTGGATACTGCAGTGCGAACTTCACAGAGTGGTTATATGCAAAGAAGATTAATAAACGCATTATCGGACTTAAGGGCTGAATATGATGGGACTGTAAGAAGTTTATATGGCGAGGTTATTCAAGTTGCGTATGGTGACGATGGTGTATTTCCCATGTATTCAGCTCATGGTAAAACGGTAGATGTAAATAGGATCTTTGAGAGAGTCGTGGGGTGGAAGATATGA
- the rpoA2 gene encoding DNA-directed RNA polymerase subunit A'', whose protein sequence is MIDEKDKSFLEEKVKQASKILPQKIVDDLKNLISNKEVLVTREEIEKIFDLAIKEYSEGLIAPGEAIGIVAAQSVGEPGTQMTLRTFHFAGIRELNVTLGLPRLIEIVDAKKVPSTPMMTIYLIDEYKHDKEKALEVARKIEYTKIENVVTSTSIDIASMSIILQLDDEMLKDKGVTVDDVKKAINRLKLGEFVIEESEGNALKVSFANIDSIAALFKLRDKILNTKIKGIKGIKRAIVQKKGDEYIIITDGSNLSSVLSVKGVDIAKVETNNIREIEEVFGIEAAREIIIREISKVLAEQGLDVDIRHILLVADVMTRTGVVRQIGRHGVTGEKSSVLARAAFEVTVKHLLDAAARGDVEEFKGVVENIIIGHPIKLGTGMVELTMRPIVR, encoded by the coding sequence ATGATTGATGAAAAGGATAAATCTTTTTTGGAAGAAAAAGTAAAACAAGCTTCCAAGATTCTTCCTCAAAAAATTGTTGATGATTTGAAAAATTTGATATCTAATAAAGAAGTGCTAGTTACTAGAGAAGAGATTGAAAAAATCTTCGATTTAGCTATTAAAGAGTATAGTGAAGGACTAATAGCTCCAGGAGAGGCTATTGGAATTGTAGCTGCACAATCAGTAGGAGAACCCGGTACACAAATGACGTTAAGGACTTTTCATTTTGCGGGTATAAGAGAGTTAAACGTAACGTTGGGTCTTCCAAGACTAATAGAAATTGTAGACGCTAAAAAAGTTCCATCAACTCCAATGATGACTATTTATTTAATCGATGAATACAAACACGATAAAGAAAAAGCGTTAGAAGTTGCTAGAAAAATAGAGTATACAAAAATAGAGAATGTAGTTACTTCAACAAGTATCGATATAGCTTCAATGTCAATTATTCTTCAACTCGATGATGAAATGCTTAAAGATAAAGGCGTTACTGTTGACGATGTTAAAAAAGCTATAAATAGATTGAAATTAGGAGAATTTGTGATAGAGGAATCTGAAGGTAATGCACTAAAAGTAAGTTTTGCTAATATAGATAGTATAGCTGCATTATTTAAATTAAGAGATAAGATACTTAATACTAAAATAAAGGGAATAAAAGGAATAAAACGTGCGATAGTTCAGAAAAAAGGGGATGAATACATTATTATAACAGATGGTTCAAATCTATCTAGCGTTCTTAGTGTGAAAGGAGTTGATATAGCCAAAGTAGAAACTAATAATATTCGTGAAATCGAGGAGGTATTTGGAATAGAGGCTGCAAGGGAGATTATAATTAGGGAAATTAGTAAAGTGTTAGCAGAACAAGGTTTAGACGTTGATATTAGACATATATTACTGGTTGCGGATGTAATGACTAGAACAGGTGTCGTAAGACAGATAGGTAGGCATGGTGTAACTGGAGAGAAGAGTAGTGTGTTAGCAAGAGCTGCATTTGAGGTTACTGTTAAACATCTTTTGGATGCTGCAGCTAGAGGAGATGTAGAAGAATTTAAAGGTGTAGTAGAAAACATTATAATTGGTCATCCAATTAAACTAGGTACTGGAATGGTTGAATTAACAATGAGGCCGATAGTAAGGTGA
- a CDS encoding 50S ribosomal protein L30e — protein sequence MSEQQVSFEGELKTLLKTGKVVFGAKRAIKYIKLSKVKMVIIASTLRGDLKQDILYYAKLSNVPVYEYKGSGWDLGTLCGKPFMISTISIVDEGDSKILDIIKER from the coding sequence GTGTCAGAACAACAAGTTTCATTTGAAGGAGAGTTGAAAACTCTTTTAAAGACTGGTAAAGTTGTTTTTGGTGCTAAGAGAGCTATAAAATATATAAAATTAAGTAAAGTGAAGATGGTAATTATCGCATCAACATTGAGGGGAGACCTTAAGCAAGATATATTGTATTATGCTAAGTTATCTAACGTGCCCGTATATGAATATAAAGGTAGCGGTTGGGATCTTGGGACACTATGTGGTAAACCATTTATGATTTCTACAATAAGCATTGTTGATGAAGGAGATTCTAAAATTTTGGACATTATAAAGGAGAGGTGA
- a CDS encoding NusA-like transcription termination signal-binding factor has protein sequence MPEIRLTPEEIRYISLFQEVTRANVRDCIIDNENNRIIFLVDSKDMGVAIGKNGINVKRLRKIIGKDIELVAYSDNLEELVKNLMSPARVRGVKVVNTSSKKSVYITIDPQDKGLAIGKNGRNVARAKLILKRYMDIDNVVIV, from the coding sequence CTGCCAGAAATTAGATTAACTCCAGAGGAAATACGTTATATTTCTCTATTTCAAGAAGTAACAAGAGCTAACGTAAGGGATTGTATAATCGATAATGAAAATAATAGGATAATATTTCTAGTGGATTCAAAAGATATGGGAGTTGCAATAGGTAAAAATGGTATTAATGTTAAGAGGTTAAGGAAAATCATAGGTAAAGATATAGAATTAGTAGCCTATAGCGATAATTTAGAAGAATTAGTAAAAAATCTGATGAGTCCAGCTAGAGTTAGAGGCGTAAAAGTAGTAAATACTAGCTCTAAAAAGTCAGTATATATTACTATAGATCCTCAAGATAAAGGATTAGCGATAGGTAAGAATGGAAGGAATGTAGCAAGAGCAAAGCTAATTTTAAAGAGGTATATGGATATTGATAATGTAGTAATAGTTTAA
- a CDS encoding 30S ribosomal protein S12, whose amino-acid sequence MSKSKSPKGIYAARKLRLKRLKFRRSQRKYKNKILKLKEKYDPLGGAPMARGIVLEKVGIESRQPNSAVRKCVRVQLVRNGRVVTAFVPGDGGVNFIDEHDEVIITGIGGTLGRSMGDLPGVRYKVIMVNGVSLDALYKGKKQKPVR is encoded by the coding sequence GTGAGTAAGAGTAAATCACCTAAAGGAATATATGCGGCTAGAAAATTAAGACTAAAAAGGTTAAAATTCAGAAGGAGTCAAAGAAAGTATAAGAACAAGATACTAAAGTTGAAGGAAAAATACGATCCTTTAGGAGGAGCACCAATGGCAAGAGGGATAGTTTTAGAGAAAGTAGGAATAGAATCAAGGCAACCAAATTCAGCGGTCAGAAAATGCGTAAGAGTTCAGTTAGTGAGAAATGGCAGAGTTGTTACTGCATTCGTACCTGGGGATGGTGGTGTTAATTTCATTGACGAACATGATGAAGTCATAATTACCGGAATTGGAGGTACGTTAGGTAGATCGATGGGTGACTTACCTGGAGTGAGATACAAAGTTATAATGGTAAATGGTGTGTCATTAGATGCGTTATATAAAGGCAAGAAGCAAAAGCCAGTTAGATAA
- a CDS encoding bifunctional nuclease family protein, which yields MNLQPIKDEDYIKVNSVDAFFMPLHGIPTIVCYLEDGRQFYLFSVPAEIVIAINKTKGNKEEEFSDKRENIYDIISFIPEIMEEFSKHIEKVVIDDMIRDTGVYVATVEFKFDGVIIQKRMIPSHAIFLAIISNKPIFVKKGLVDEQEKESREGQQKF from the coding sequence ATGAATCTTCAACCAATTAAGGACGAGGATTATATAAAAGTCAACTCTGTTGATGCATTCTTTATGCCTCTTCATGGTATACCAACTATCGTATGCTATTTAGAAGACGGAAGACAATTTTATCTATTTAGTGTACCTGCAGAAATTGTTATAGCAATAAATAAAACAAAGGGAAATAAAGAGGAGGAGTTTAGCGATAAAAGAGAAAATATATATGATATTATCTCCTTTATCCCTGAAATTATGGAGGAGTTTTCTAAGCATATAGAAAAAGTTGTTATAGACGATATGATAAGAGATACAGGAGTTTATGTTGCTACAGTTGAGTTTAAATTTGATGGTGTAATAATTCAGAAAAGAATGATACCAAGTCACGCAATATTTCTTGCCATAATTTCGAATAAACCAATTTTTGTCAAGAAAGGATTAGTTGACGAACAAGAAAAGGAAAGTAGAGAAGGACAACAAAAATTTTAA
- a CDS encoding 30S ribosomal protein S7 produces the protein MSLDNLQLDIKVFGKWDTKVEIRDPSLKKYISLIPVYLPHTGGRHEHRRFGKAKVPIVERLINQIMRPGRNKGKKHLAYNIVKLSFDIIYLKTGQNPIQVLVRAIENSAPREEVTRIMYGGIVYYVAVDVAPQRRIDLALRHIAIGAKDASFNNPKPIEEALAEEIIAAANNDPKSFAIKRKEEIERIALSSR, from the coding sequence ATGTCCTTAGATAACTTGCAATTAGACATCAAAGTATTTGGTAAGTGGGATACTAAAGTTGAAATCAGAGATCCTAGCTTAAAGAAGTATATTTCTCTAATCCCAGTTTATTTACCACATACAGGAGGTAGGCACGAGCATAGGAGATTTGGTAAGGCTAAGGTTCCAATAGTTGAGAGGTTAATAAACCAAATAATGAGACCCGGTAGGAATAAAGGAAAGAAACATCTAGCATATAATATTGTAAAATTGTCGTTTGATATAATTTATTTAAAAACTGGCCAAAATCCAATACAAGTATTAGTTAGAGCCATAGAAAATAGCGCACCTAGAGAAGAAGTTACGAGAATAATGTACGGTGGTATAGTGTATTACGTTGCAGTAGATGTAGCTCCACAAAGAAGAATAGACTTAGCCTTAAGGCATATAGCTATTGGTGCCAAGGATGCCTCATTCAATAATCCAAAACCCATTGAAGAAGCATTAGCGGAAGAAATAATTGCTGCAGCAAATAATGACCCCAAGAGTTTTGCAATTAAAAGAAAAGAAGAGATAGAGAGAATAGCCTTAAGCTCAAGGTAA
- the tuf gene encoding translation elongation factor EF-1 subunit alpha: MSQKPHLNLIVIGHIDHGKSTLVGRLLMDRGFIDEKTVKEAEEAAKKLGKESEKFAFLLDRLKEERERGVTINLTFMRFETKKYFFTIIDAPGHRDFVKNMITGASQADAAILVVSAKKGEYEAGMSVEGQTREHIILAKTMGLDQLIVAVNKMDLTEPPYDEKRYKEIVDQVSKFMRSYGFNTNKVRFVPVVAPTGDNITHRSENMKWYNGPTLEEYLDQLELPPKPVDKPLRIPIQDVYSISGVGTVPVGRVESGVLKVGDKIVFMPAGKVGEVRSIETHHTKMDKAEPGDNIGFNVRGVEKKDIKRGDVVGHPNNPPTVADEFTARIIVVWHPTALANGYTPVIHVHTASIACRVSELVSKLDPRTGQEAEKNPQFLKQGDVAIVKFKPIKPLCVEKYNEFPPLGRFAMRDMGKTVGVGIIVDVKPAKVEIK, encoded by the coding sequence ATGTCTCAAAAGCCTCACCTTAATTTAATAGTAATAGGTCATATCGATCACGGTAAAAGTACACTAGTGGGAAGACTACTAATGGATAGAGGTTTCATAGACGAAAAGACAGTGAAGGAAGCAGAAGAAGCTGCTAAAAAATTAGGTAAAGAATCTGAAAAGTTCGCATTTCTATTAGATAGATTAAAAGAAGAGAGAGAAAGAGGTGTAACAATAAATCTAACATTCATGAGATTTGAAACTAAAAAGTACTTCTTTACGATAATTGATGCCCCCGGTCATAGAGACTTCGTAAAGAACATGATAACTGGCGCTAGCCAAGCAGATGCCGCAATTCTAGTGGTTTCAGCTAAGAAAGGTGAATATGAAGCTGGGATGAGCGTAGAAGGACAAACAAGAGAGCACATAATTTTAGCAAAGACTATGGGTCTAGATCAATTAATTGTGGCAGTAAACAAAATGGACTTAACAGAACCACCTTATGATGAAAAACGCTATAAGGAGATTGTTGACCAGGTCAGCAAATTTATGAGAAGTTACGGCTTTAATACAAATAAGGTTAGATTTGTACCAGTGGTAGCACCTACTGGCGATAATATAACTCATAGATCAGAAAATATGAAATGGTATAATGGTCCTACCTTGGAAGAATACTTAGATCAGCTAGAATTACCGCCAAAACCAGTAGACAAACCATTAAGAATTCCAATCCAAGACGTTTACTCCATCTCCGGAGTAGGTACTGTACCAGTAGGTAGAGTAGAAAGTGGAGTGTTAAAGGTCGGTGATAAAATCGTATTTATGCCAGCGGGCAAAGTAGGTGAAGTTAGATCCATAGAGACTCATCATACTAAAATGGATAAAGCGGAACCTGGTGACAACATTGGATTCAACGTTAGAGGTGTCGAAAAGAAAGATATAAAGAGAGGAGATGTTGTAGGTCATCCAAATAATCCACCTACTGTTGCTGATGAATTTACTGCCAGAATAATAGTAGTATGGCATCCTACGGCATTGGCAAATGGTTATACGCCAGTAATTCACGTTCATACTGCAAGTATAGCATGCAGGGTTTCTGAATTAGTGTCTAAATTAGATCCAAGAACTGGTCAAGAGGCAGAAAAGAACCCACAGTTCCTAAAACAAGGAGATGTTGCAATAGTCAAATTTAAACCAATCAAACCATTATGCGTAGAGAAGTATAACGAGTTCCCACCATTAGGCAGATTTGCCATGAGAGATATGGGTAAGACTGTTGGAGTTGGCATAATTGTTGATGTAAAACCAGCCAAAGTAGAAATCAAATAA
- the rpsJ gene encoding 30S ribosomal protein S10 has product MPTKARIRLWSTNVENLNYVITQIRGIVEKTGIEMRGPIPLPTSKLEVPIMRLPHGEGRKKWEKWEMRVHKRLIDIAADERVMRQLMRVRVPEDVYIEIQLI; this is encoded by the coding sequence ATGCCTACAAAAGCTAGAATTCGATTATGGAGTACTAATGTGGAGAATTTAAACTACGTTATAACGCAAATAAGGGGTATCGTTGAGAAAACAGGAATAGAAATGAGAGGTCCGATACCATTGCCAACTAGTAAGCTGGAAGTTCCAATAATGAGGCTTCCTCACGGGGAAGGAAGGAAAAAGTGGGAAAAATGGGAAATGAGAGTACATAAGAGATTAATAGATATTGCAGCAGATGAACGTGTAATGAGGCAATTAATGAGAGTAAGGGTACCAGAAGACGTTTACATCGAGATACAATTAATATAA
- a CDS encoding DUF1464 family protein, whose translation MIYVGIDPGSESYAFAFVDEIGNLVKYFEISTDLVEKNAIVLAKLIAGYRPIAVALPSGHGLPFYNIRDVNYREIFLLTLKDPLSHGPLRDFVLASKQYLALYNSFTLPSVIELDSISSEKKINIIDKGTADKVASAFFYRVYLKLDDFILVEMGRKFTAIVIVMNGKIVDGYGGTYLAGLDGEIAYLLHKYSRIDKSTIYNVGRNLDLVRIIVEWYSEKYKLPIIVSGYNKNFLGIGEKYDFKFKEAAVGAAFIANAYFGGTLRCYTNMLESSGTPISFVRLKEWGEIISWIETL comes from the coding sequence ATGATCTATGTCGGTATTGATCCAGGTAGTGAAAGTTATGCTTTTGCATTTGTTGATGAGATAGGGAATTTGGTTAAATATTTTGAGATATCTACAGATCTCGTAGAGAAAAACGCTATAGTTTTAGCTAAGTTAATAGCGGGTTATAGACCTATTGCAGTGGCTTTACCTTCTGGCCATGGATTACCTTTTTATAACATTAGAGACGTTAACTATAGGGAAATATTTCTTCTTACGCTAAAAGATCCATTATCTCATGGTCCTTTAAGGGATTTTGTATTAGCTTCAAAGCAATATTTAGCCTTGTACAATTCTTTTACACTTCCATCAGTAATTGAGCTAGACAGTATATCTAGCGAAAAAAAGATAAACATTATAGATAAGGGTACTGCAGATAAAGTTGCTTCTGCGTTTTTCTACAGGGTTTATCTTAAACTAGATGATTTTATTCTAGTTGAAATGGGGAGAAAATTTACAGCAATTGTTATCGTTATGAACGGTAAAATTGTTGATGGCTACGGTGGAACATATTTGGCTGGCTTAGATGGAGAGATAGCTTATCTTCTTCATAAATATTCTAGGATTGATAAGTCAACTATTTATAATGTTGGTAGAAATTTAGACCTTGTTAGGATTATAGTGGAATGGTATAGTGAGAAGTATAAGTTACCAATTATAGTATCAGGATATAATAAGAATTTCCTAGGGATTGGTGAGAAATACGATTTTAAGTTTAAAGAGGCTGCAGTTGGAGCAGCGTTTATTGCTAATGCGTATTTTGGTGGAACTTTACGTTGCTATACTAATATGTTAGAAAGTAGTGGGACTCCAATCTCATTCGTGAGGCTGAAAGAATGGGGAGAGATTATTTCTTGGATAGAGACATTATAA